Proteins encoded by one window of Seriola aureovittata isolate HTS-2021-v1 ecotype China chromosome 4, ASM2101889v1, whole genome shotgun sequence:
- the LOC130167311 gene encoding uncharacterized protein LOC130167311: MATKNFCPQIRRRKLDVRKTEREEDEEKDIDCSQPVSRCPACNRGYDVALILPCSHTMCGHCVAAGEKTSSGQSLLRGVSLSVCSVLCPCCRHPVELPCWTWSAATSCLPEHPTLSHSLVNSRETGIKTGASEGHPQDMQSDTRCRDETEERAQSCLPGSTAASSPITPVDGVVDLQEAEMEQSVFGLCFAMDPSTVPPSLHLSNASLTVTYRGPPTPPPDNKFRRSKMTPDSRVVSALPQVCADVVIAQGQYYWEVDVCNSSVYRIGVISLDGAGGWWLERQGLSFCAVYDGSREPLRTVPPQIKSLGVFLNIGGGTLSFHNPLTQEHLATLPTRFSSAGLLPALGLGQGRLRLRCRLPPPPHVFLSKDSVYRGPCGAGGAPWRREIPFQSVRKVIQKFEELAVSDSDSGLVSSFGSSCSTLASLPDLGIPGMFPSGHAGQETGAE; the protein is encoded by the exons ATGGCAACAAAGAACTTTTGTCCCCAAATAAGGCGCAGGAAGTTGGATGTGAGAAAGACTGAaagggaggaagatgaggaaaaaGACATTGACTGTTCTCAGCCAGTCTCCCGCTGCCCAGCTTGTAACCGAGGATATGATGTCGCCCTGATCCTGCCGTGCTCTCACACCATGTGTGGTCACTGTGTAGCAGCTGGAGAGAAAACGAGCTCAGGTCAGTCTCTGCTCCGTGGCGTCAGCCTATCTGTCTGCTCTGTGCTGTGCCCCTGCTGTCGACATCCTGTAGAGCTGCCGTGCTGGACGTGGTCAGctgccacttcctgtctgccagAACATCCCACCCTGAGCCATTCACTTGTCAACAGCAGGGAGACCGGCATCAAGACAGGGGCGTCTGAAGGTCACCCACAGGACATGCAA AGCGACACACGCTGCAGGGATGAAACTGAAGAAAGAGCACAGAGCTGTTTACCTG GCTCCACTGCTGCCAGTTCCCCAATAACACCAGTGGATGGCGTTGTAGACCTACAAGAGGCGGAGATGGAGCAGTCCGTCTTTG GACTGTGTTTTGCTATGGATCCTTCCActgtccctccatccctccatctttccaACGCCTCCCTCACTGTCACCTACCGAGGGcctcccacccctcctccaGACAACAAGTTCAGGAGGTCAAAGATGACCCCTGATTCCAGGGTCGTGTCGGCCCTCCCGCAGGTCTGCGCCGATGTCGTCATCGCACAGGGACAGTATTATTGGGAGGTGGATGTCTGCAACAGCTCCGTGTACAGGATCG GTGTGATCTCATTGGACGGTGCTGGTGGCTGGTGGCTGGAAAGGCAGGGCTTGTCTTTTTGTGCAGTGTACGATGGGAGCCGGGAGCCGCTCCGCACCGTCCCGCCCCAGATCAAAAGCCTCGGGGTCTTCCTCAACATCGGAGGGGGCACCCTGAGCTTCCACAACCCTCTGACCCAGGAGCACCTGGCCACACTGCCTACCCGCTTCAGCTCTGCTGGACTGCTCCCCGCTCTGGGTCTGGGCCAGGGCCGGCTGAGGCTTCGCTGCcgcctgcctcctcctcctcacgtctTCCTCAGTAAGGATTCAGTCTACAGGGGACCTTGTGGGGCCGGCGGAGCCCCGTGGCGCAGGGAGATTCCCTTCCAGTCTGTGAGGAAAGTGATACAGAAGTTCGAGGAGCTGGCGGTGTCGGACTCAGACTCGGGCCTGGTGTCCAGTTTTGGATCGTCCTGCTCCACCTTGGCTTCCCTTCCAGATCTGGGGATTCCTGGGATGTTTCCCTCGGGGCACGCGGGACAGGAAACTGGCGCTGAATGA